In Thermococcus thioreducens, a genomic segment contains:
- a CDS encoding OB-fold nucleic acid binding domain-containing protein — protein sequence MKKRLPASRVYIKDIIDGYYVKSEGDFEPNYLITRDARKVYRVKVVATVVREPIMSEDETYGRFQIDDGTGTLWVFGFRENTRFINLVKKGDLVQIIGKVAEWRDDKQILVEGIARVEPNMWILHRFETLKEKAEHAKKARIAFEIYDRYGITAKAKVIAKNKGVSEDMLMTIDELYTMMLEQRSTEEALFEEEVVEEEPKVENPELEKAKKAVLELLREKGKALSHKFIVKKLSKEIDEELIEEAITQLLAEGEIYEPEIGYYEPL from the coding sequence ATGAAGAAGCGCCTTCCGGCCAGCAGGGTCTACATCAAGGACATCATCGACGGCTACTACGTTAAGAGCGAGGGCGACTTCGAGCCCAACTATCTGATAACGAGGGATGCCAGAAAAGTCTACCGCGTTAAGGTCGTTGCAACCGTCGTCAGGGAGCCCATAATGAGCGAGGACGAGACCTATGGAAGGTTCCAGATTGACGACGGTACCGGGACTCTCTGGGTCTTCGGTTTCAGGGAGAACACCCGCTTCATAAACCTCGTGAAGAAGGGAGACCTGGTTCAGATAATCGGGAAGGTAGCGGAATGGCGCGACGACAAGCAGATACTCGTGGAGGGCATAGCGAGGGTCGAGCCGAATATGTGGATACTCCACCGCTTCGAGACGCTGAAGGAGAAGGCCGAGCACGCCAAGAAGGCCAGGATAGCCTTCGAGATATACGACCGCTACGGGATAACCGCCAAGGCCAAGGTTATAGCCAAGAACAAGGGGGTAAGCGAGGACATGCTCATGACCATAGACGAACTCTATACAATGATGCTCGAACAGAGGAGCACCGAGGAAGCACTCTTTGAGGAGGAGGTCGTCGAAGAGGAGCCCAAGGTAGAGAACCCGGAGCTTGAGAAGGCCAAGAAGGCAGTTTTAGAGCTCCTCCGCGAGAAGGGCAAGGCGCTATCGCACAAGTTCATAGTCAAAAAGCTCTCGAAGGAAATCGACGAGGAACTGATTGAGGAGGCAATAACACAGCTCCTGGCTGAGGGCGAGATATACGAGCCCGAGATAGGCTACTACGAGCCGCTGTGA
- a CDS encoding OB-fold nucleic acid binding domain-containing protein: MGVLTKEQIIEMIEGQKGLSRDEIEKKISEIASREGISEHAAALMLAEELGVNLEGKEELLHIADLVPGMTGVNVVVKILRKYPPREYRKRDGSTGQVANVIIYDATGKTRLVLWDGLVTKYYNELNPGDVIKIIDPSVREGRSGIELHANFRTRIILNPEDPRVEEIPPIEDVRSYNYQRRKIGELMGGERFVEVRGTIARLYRVTVYDACPQCRRKVDYDPATNTWICPEHGEVQPVKITIIDFGLDDSTGYIRTTLFGDDAAELVGKDPEEIAEKLRELVESGLTLREAGRKLAEDEYYHLLGREIVVRGSVVDDKFLGLILKAFGWDEVDPKREIARVRAELKEVLKEFM, encoded by the coding sequence ATGGGAGTGCTGACAAAGGAGCAGATTATCGAGATGATCGAGGGGCAGAAAGGCCTCTCAAGAGATGAAATCGAGAAAAAGATATCCGAGATAGCCTCGCGAGAGGGGATTTCCGAGCACGCTGCCGCTCTAATGCTGGCAGAGGAGCTCGGCGTGAATCTTGAGGGCAAGGAAGAGCTTCTCCACATAGCAGACCTCGTTCCCGGAATGACCGGAGTTAACGTTGTTGTGAAGATACTGAGGAAGTATCCGCCCAGGGAGTACCGGAAGAGGGACGGCTCTACAGGACAGGTGGCCAACGTAATAATATACGATGCCACCGGGAAGACTAGACTCGTTCTGTGGGACGGCCTCGTAACCAAGTACTACAACGAGCTCAACCCCGGGGATGTTATCAAGATCATCGACCCCAGCGTCAGGGAAGGCAGGAGCGGTATAGAGCTCCACGCCAACTTCAGGACGAGGATAATCCTCAACCCAGAAGACCCGCGCGTGGAGGAGATACCACCCATAGAGGATGTCAGGAGCTACAACTACCAGAGAAGGAAGATAGGCGAACTGATGGGCGGGGAGCGCTTCGTTGAAGTTCGCGGAACAATTGCGAGGCTCTACCGCGTTACGGTCTACGACGCCTGTCCGCAGTGCAGGAGGAAGGTTGACTACGACCCCGCAACGAACACCTGGATATGCCCCGAGCACGGCGAAGTTCAGCCGGTGAAGATAACGATAATCGACTTCGGGCTTGACGACTCCACGGGATACATAAGGACAACCCTCTTTGGAGACGACGCGGCCGAGCTGGTGGGCAAAGACCCTGAGGAGATAGCCGAAAAGCTCAGGGAACTCGTTGAAAGCGGCCTGACGCTGAGGGAAGCCGGAAGGAAGCTGGCCGAAGATGAGTACTACCACCTGCTCGGCAGGGAGATAGTAGTCAGGGGGAGCGTCGTGGACGACAAGTTCCTGGGCCTCATACTGAAGGCCTTCGGCTGGGACGAGGTAGATCCAAAGCGCGAGATTGCCAGGGTCAGGGCCGAGCTGAAGGAGGTTCTCAAGGAGTTCATGTGA
- the scpB gene encoding SMC-Scp complex subunit ScpB produces MGLLEDKALVEAALFVSGRPLSVKELSRALGIRSLDYLEKLIELIAAEYAERKSAIEVVKVLGDKYVMQVKQEYSQRVVHLMPRPDLRTGELKTLALIAYLQPIEQSKVVKLRGSQAYEHIRKLLEMGLIYAEPYERTKLLGTTPKFAELYGFPENDPNIIKDAFRKVVHAEYSDLIAKLNGREEEVSTEPEDVAVGSGE; encoded by the coding sequence ATGGGACTCCTTGAGGACAAAGCGCTCGTTGAGGCCGCTCTTTTCGTTTCTGGAAGGCCGCTTAGTGTGAAGGAGCTTTCAAGGGCTCTGGGAATACGGTCTCTGGACTACCTTGAAAAGCTGATAGAACTTATAGCGGCCGAGTACGCGGAGAGAAAGAGTGCGATAGAGGTTGTAAAGGTTCTGGGGGACAAGTACGTTATGCAGGTAAAGCAGGAATACAGCCAGCGCGTGGTCCACCTCATGCCGAGGCCGGACCTTAGAACAGGGGAACTGAAGACCCTCGCCCTCATAGCATACCTCCAACCGATAGAACAAAGCAAGGTTGTGAAGCTCAGGGGGAGTCAGGCATACGAGCACATAAGGAAGCTCCTTGAAATGGGCCTGATCTATGCCGAGCCCTATGAGAGGACGAAGCTCCTCGGGACGACGCCAAAATTTGCCGAACTCTACGGCTTCCCTGAAAACGACCCCAACATCATCAAGGATGCCTTTAGAAAGGTTGTCCACGCCGAGTACAGTGACTTGATAGCCAAGCTCAACGGCCGGGAAGAGGAGGTTTCAACTGAGCCGGAAGATGTCGCCGTGGGGAGCGGAGAGTAA